In Burkholderia savannae, one genomic interval encodes:
- a CDS encoding isovaleryl-CoA dehydrogenase produces the protein MQQDLLTATHRVTNQAPPLHDYNAFETDAALVEAVERYGASWHRTALARDGAALTTPDTLALADLANRHAPELSTHSPRGERIDALEFHPSWHRLLALLRGEGLHALPFSEPRPGAMAARCAGYYLHAQLESGSLCPLTMTFASIPVLQREPALFATLRDKLYSREHDARDVPLPHKRSMMVGMGMTEKQGGSDVRSNETQAYPLDAGGRGRAYRLVGHKWFFSAPQCDAHLVLARTSEHAGISCFYVPRFSPDGGKNAVQVQRLKDKLGNRSNASSEVEFLNAYGVMIGDEGRGVPTIIEMANYTRLDCVIGSAALMRAALVQAIHHARHRSAFGRALADQPLMRNVLADLALESEAATALFMRLAHAFEEDAAARSPLARGWRRIVTPAAKFWVCKRTLEFTGEAMEVWGGNGYVETAPMARFYREAPVNSIWEGSGNVMCLDVLRAIEREPDAAAALFDEWRDAAKRSAPLADALAELTRALSLEPEQREACARRIAQRIALVAQASLLLRDGPSAVAEAFAATRLGHASSETGRVFGTLPATIDHAALIERAFPA, from the coding sequence ATGCAGCAGGACCTTTTGACGGCGACGCACCGGGTGACGAACCAGGCGCCGCCGCTTCACGATTACAACGCGTTTGAAACAGATGCCGCGCTCGTCGAGGCCGTTGAACGGTACGGCGCGAGCTGGCATCGAACGGCGCTCGCGCGCGACGGCGCCGCGCTGACGACGCCCGATACGCTCGCGCTCGCCGATCTCGCGAACCGGCACGCGCCTGAACTGTCGACGCACAGCCCGCGCGGCGAACGGATCGACGCACTCGAATTTCATCCGAGCTGGCACCGGCTGCTCGCGCTGCTGCGCGGCGAAGGACTGCATGCGCTGCCGTTCTCCGAGCCGCGGCCGGGCGCGATGGCCGCGCGCTGCGCCGGCTATTACCTGCATGCGCAGCTCGAATCCGGCTCGCTCTGCCCGCTCACGATGACGTTCGCGAGCATTCCGGTGCTGCAACGCGAACCGGCCCTTTTTGCGACGCTGCGCGACAAGCTCTACTCGCGCGAGCACGACGCGCGCGACGTGCCGCTGCCGCACAAGCGCTCGATGATGGTCGGCATGGGCATGACGGAAAAGCAGGGCGGCTCCGACGTGCGCAGCAACGAGACGCAAGCGTATCCGCTCGACGCGGGCGGGCGCGGCCGGGCGTATCGGCTCGTCGGCCACAAATGGTTCTTTTCCGCGCCGCAATGCGACGCGCATCTCGTGCTCGCGCGCACGTCCGAACACGCGGGCATCTCGTGCTTCTACGTGCCGCGCTTTTCGCCCGACGGCGGCAAGAACGCGGTGCAGGTGCAACGCCTGAAGGACAAGCTCGGCAACCGCTCGAACGCGAGCAGCGAAGTCGAGTTCCTGAACGCGTACGGCGTGATGATCGGCGACGAAGGGCGCGGCGTGCCGACGATCATCGAGATGGCGAACTACACGCGGCTCGATTGCGTGATCGGCAGCGCGGCGCTGATGCGCGCGGCGCTCGTGCAGGCGATCCATCACGCGCGGCATCGCAGCGCGTTCGGCCGCGCGCTCGCCGATCAGCCGCTGATGCGCAACGTGCTCGCCGATCTCGCGCTCGAATCCGAAGCGGCGACCGCACTCTTCATGCGGCTCGCGCACGCGTTCGAAGAAGACGCGGCCGCGCGCTCGCCGCTCGCGCGCGGCTGGCGCCGCATCGTCACGCCGGCCGCGAAATTCTGGGTCTGCAAGCGCACGCTCGAGTTCACGGGCGAAGCGATGGAAGTATGGGGCGGCAACGGCTACGTCGAGACCGCGCCGATGGCGCGCTTCTACCGCGAAGCGCCCGTCAATTCGATCTGGGAAGGCTCGGGCAACGTGATGTGCCTCGACGTGTTGCGCGCGATCGAGCGCGAGCCCGACGCGGCCGCCGCGCTCTTCGACGAATGGCGGGACGCGGCGAAGCGCAGCGCGCCGCTTGCCGACGCGCTCGCGGAACTGACGCGCGCGCTGTCCCTCGAACCCGAGCAACGCGAAGCGTGCGCGCGCCGGATCGCGCAACGCATCGCACTCGTCGCGCAGGCCTCGCTGCTGCTGCGCGACGGGCCGTCCGCCGTCGCCGAGGCGTTCGCCGCCACGCGCTTGGGCCACGCCAGCAGCGAAACCGGACGCGTATTCGGCACGCTGCCGGCCACCATCGATCACGCCGCGCTCATCGAGCGGGCGTTCCCGGCCTGA
- a CDS encoding coniferyl aldehyde dehydrogenase has translation MKNDLPGLATLDALLRDQRAAYLRAPYPSWATRADHLRALRKMLLENRDALAAAISADFGHRAKEEVLMSEIWLAKEEIDEALKHGKRWIKPKSRTMNKWLRPARAKVMPQPLGVVGIVVPWNYPVLLAAGPLICALAAGNRALIKMSELTPRTSQLFEELIAKTFARDHVAVVNGDAEIGAAFSGLPFDHLLFTGSTNVGRHVMRAAAENLTPVTLELGGKSPVIVGPRARFDMAVDAIVTGKTLNAGQTCIAPDYVLVPRGKEAAFVARARERMAKLYPNLSTNPDYTSIISERHFARLQRLASEAQEAGAQLHPLTDAAPDPALRRLPPVLVTQAPDASQLMQEEIFGPLLPIVPYDTLDDAIAYVNARPRPLALYLFDEDNASVERVMRDTISGGVTVNDTLMHIACGTLPFGGVGASGMGAYHGYDGFVTFSKMKPVLTQPRLNTRAMIAPPYGKRFAAILKLMLRF, from the coding sequence ATGAAGAACGATCTGCCCGGTTTAGCCACGCTCGACGCGCTGCTGCGCGACCAGCGCGCCGCGTATCTGCGCGCGCCGTATCCGTCGTGGGCGACGCGCGCCGACCACCTGCGCGCGTTGCGCAAGATGCTGCTCGAGAACCGCGACGCGCTCGCGGCCGCGATCAGCGCCGATTTCGGCCACCGCGCGAAGGAAGAAGTGCTGATGTCCGAGATCTGGCTCGCGAAAGAGGAAATCGACGAGGCGCTCAAGCACGGCAAGCGCTGGATCAAGCCGAAGAGCCGGACGATGAACAAGTGGTTGCGCCCGGCGCGCGCGAAGGTGATGCCGCAGCCGCTCGGCGTCGTCGGCATCGTCGTGCCGTGGAACTACCCGGTGCTGCTCGCGGCCGGGCCGCTCATCTGCGCGCTCGCCGCCGGCAATCGCGCGCTCATCAAGATGTCCGAACTGACGCCGCGCACGTCGCAATTGTTCGAAGAGCTGATCGCGAAGACTTTCGCGCGCGATCACGTGGCGGTCGTCAACGGCGATGCGGAAATCGGCGCCGCGTTCAGCGGGCTGCCGTTCGACCACCTGCTCTTCACCGGCTCGACGAACGTCGGCCGCCACGTGATGCGCGCGGCCGCCGAGAACCTCACGCCCGTCACGCTCGAGCTCGGCGGCAAGTCGCCCGTGATCGTCGGGCCGCGCGCGCGCTTCGATATGGCGGTGGACGCGATCGTCACCGGCAAGACGCTGAATGCGGGCCAGACCTGCATCGCGCCCGACTACGTGCTCGTGCCGCGCGGCAAGGAGGCGGCATTCGTCGCGCGGGCGCGCGAGCGGATGGCGAAGCTCTATCCGAATCTGTCGACGAATCCGGATTACACGTCGATCATCTCCGAGCGCCACTTCGCACGGCTGCAGCGGCTCGCGAGCGAAGCGCAGGAAGCGGGCGCGCAACTGCATCCGCTCACCGACGCGGCGCCCGATCCCGCGCTGCGCCGGTTGCCGCCCGTGCTCGTCACGCAGGCGCCTGACGCGTCGCAACTGATGCAGGAAGAGATCTTCGGGCCGCTGCTGCCAATCGTCCCGTACGACACGCTCGACGACGCGATCGCATACGTGAACGCGCGGCCGCGGCCGCTCGCGCTGTACCTGTTCGACGAAGACAACGCGAGCGTCGAGCGCGTGATGCGCGACACGATCTCGGGCGGCGTGACGGTCAACGACACGCTGATGCACATCGCGTGCGGCACGCTGCCGTTCGGCGGCGTCGGCGCGAGCGGGATGGGTGCGTACCACGGCTACGACGGCTTCGTCACGTTCTCGAAGATGAAGCCCGTGCTCACGCAGCCGCGCCTGAACACGCGCGCGATGATCGCGCCGCCATATGGCAAGCGCTTCGCGGCGATCCTCAAGCTGATGCTGAGGTTCTGA
- a CDS encoding GMC family oxidoreductase, whose translation MQYDYIIVGAGSGGSSLAGRLADACPDATIALIEAGGHTERNLLVNMPVGIAALVPFKLGTNYGYETVPQPGLGGRRGYQPRGRGLGGSSAINAMIYTRGHPLDYDEWEQLGCTGWGWRDVLPYFRRAEGNARGANEWHGADGPLTVSDLRFRNPFSERFIAAAHEAGYPLNEDFNGENQEGVGFYQVTHRDGSRCSVARAYVYGRTRPNLHVIVDATVLRVAFDGKRATGVEISRGGRGELLGARAEVILSAGAFNTPQLLMCSGVGPAAQLRRHGVALVHDAPDVGENLIDHIDFIVNKRVNSPELVGICLRGFAKMTPALFSYLARREGMMTSNVAEAGGFIKSEPGLDRPDLQLHFCTALVDDHNRNMHWGFGYSLHVCALRPKSRGNVALASGDARVAPLIDPRFFSDERDLDLLVRGAKAMRTILSAAPLASQGGRELYTDPNDTDAKLRAAIVAHADTIYHPVGTCRMGTDARAVVDPQLRVNGVEGLRVVDASVMPTLIGGNTNAPTVMIGERAADFIVAERKGQAAPARERIAAAHGG comes from the coding sequence ATGCAGTACGACTACATCATCGTCGGTGCCGGATCGGGCGGCTCGAGCCTCGCGGGGCGTCTGGCCGATGCGTGCCCGGATGCGACGATCGCGCTGATCGAAGCGGGCGGCCACACCGAACGCAATCTGCTCGTCAACATGCCGGTGGGAATCGCCGCGCTCGTGCCGTTCAAGCTCGGCACGAACTACGGCTACGAAACGGTGCCGCAACCGGGCCTCGGCGGACGCCGCGGCTATCAGCCTCGCGGCCGCGGGCTCGGCGGCTCGAGCGCGATCAACGCGATGATCTACACGCGCGGCCATCCGCTCGACTACGACGAATGGGAGCAGCTCGGCTGCACCGGCTGGGGGTGGCGCGACGTGCTGCCGTATTTTCGCCGCGCGGAGGGCAACGCGCGCGGCGCGAACGAATGGCATGGCGCGGACGGTCCGCTCACGGTGTCCGATCTGCGCTTCCGTAATCCGTTCTCCGAACGATTCATCGCCGCCGCGCACGAGGCCGGCTATCCGCTGAACGAGGACTTCAACGGCGAGAATCAGGAAGGCGTCGGCTTTTATCAGGTCACGCATCGCGACGGCTCGCGCTGCAGCGTCGCGCGTGCATACGTGTACGGCCGCACGCGGCCGAACCTGCACGTGATCGTCGACGCGACGGTGCTGCGCGTCGCGTTCGACGGCAAGCGCGCGACGGGCGTCGAGATTTCGCGCGGCGGGCGCGGCGAGCTACTCGGCGCGCGAGCGGAAGTGATTCTGTCTGCCGGTGCGTTCAATACGCCGCAATTGCTGATGTGCTCGGGCGTCGGCCCCGCCGCGCAGTTGCGCCGCCACGGCGTTGCGCTCGTGCACGACGCGCCCGACGTCGGCGAAAACCTGATCGACCACATCGATTTCATCGTCAACAAGCGCGTGAATTCGCCGGAGCTCGTCGGCATCTGCCTGCGCGGGTTCGCGAAAATGACGCCCGCGCTGTTCAGCTATCTGGCGAGGCGCGAAGGGATGATGACGAGCAACGTCGCCGAGGCGGGCGGCTTCATCAAGAGCGAGCCCGGGCTCGATCGCCCCGATCTGCAACTGCACTTCTGCACGGCGCTCGTCGACGACCACAACCGCAACATGCACTGGGGCTTCGGCTATTCGCTGCACGTGTGCGCGCTGCGGCCGAAGAGCCGCGGCAACGTCGCGCTCGCGAGCGGCGATGCGCGCGTCGCGCCGCTCATCGATCCGCGCTTCTTCAGCGACGAGCGCGATCTCGATCTACTCGTGCGCGGCGCGAAGGCGATGCGCACGATCCTGTCGGCCGCGCCGCTCGCGTCGCAGGGCGGGCGCGAGCTGTACACCGATCCGAACGACACCGACGCCAAGCTGCGCGCGGCGATCGTCGCGCACGCGGACACGATCTATCACCCGGTCGGCACGTGCCGGATGGGCACCGACGCGCGCGCGGTCGTCGATCCGCAATTGCGCGTGAACGGGGTGGAGGGATTGCGGGTCGTCGACGCGTCGGTGATGCCGACCCTCATCGGCGGCAACACGAACGCGCCGACCGTGATGATCGGCGAGCGCGCGGCGGATTTCATCGTGGCCGAGCGCAAGGGGCAGGCCGCGCCCGCTCGCGAGCGGATCGCTGCGGCGCACGGCGGCTGA